The Nocardioides zeae genome includes the window CCCCAGGACAGGGTGCCGAGGTCGCTGTGCATGTCCCACTCGCCCTGGTCGACGGTGATGACGCTGGTGCCGATCTGCCCGCGGACGATCCGGGTGGCGTAGGAGAGCGCCTTGCCCAGGCTCGATGTCGTGTAGACGGCACCGTTCGCGGGGGCCGACGCGCCGGTCCGCACCGGCGCGAAGTCGTCGATGGCGGCGAGGGCGTCGCGCACGCTCGGCCCGAGCGGAGCGGACGACCCTCCCCAGAGGGTCTGGATCGACCGGCGTCGCCCGCCGAAGGTGTCCCACTGGTCGGCACCCGCCAGCTGGACCGACCCGGGGTCGCGCATGGCGAGCACCGGCTCCGCGCCGTACAGCGACGTCGGGACGACGCCGTCGCCCACGGCGACGCCGTGCAGCGGACCGTCGGCCCCGACCACCTCGTCGCGCCCGAGCAGCCGGTTGAGCCAGCCCTCCCGGACGGTGCTGCCCGGTGCCGCGTCCTCGACCTCCTCCATCGCCGAGAAGTGGGAGCGGTTGGGGGCGGGCAGGCCGGTCGCGTGGACCGCGGCGACCTTCCCCGCGCTCCACAGCGGCAGCAGCGGCGCGAACTCGGGGTGCAGACCGAACATCCCGTCCTTCGCCAGCAAGGTCGACGCGGCGACGGCGATGCCCGGGCGGGCCTGGTAGTAGACGGGGTCGGCGTGGGGGACCACGAGCGACAGGCCGTCCGCCGCACCGCGCAGCGAGAGCACGACCAGCGCGTTGCCGTTGGGCGCCGCCGTGCTCGACCCCAGCGCCGGCGCGGCGCTGACGACCGCGTCGCCGAAGGTCGCGCTGAAGGTCGCGAGGGCACCCACGCCGAGGCCGCCGCGCAGCAGCCCCCGCCGGGTCGGGCTCGGACCCCGGGGGGAGAGGCGGGCGAACTCGGCGCAGCAGTCGCCGGGGGTCGACGAGGGGGAGGACGTCGAGGTCATGGGGGCTCCGAGGGGCGGCGGGGTCATCGTGCGAGGTGCTGCGGGGAGTCGAGCAGCGTGCTGAGGAGGCGGTGGAACTCCCACTTCACGAGCGCGTGGTCCGCCGTGATGCGGGTCGTGGGGGTGTAGTTCGTGACCTCGCAGCACGCCTGCAGGAGCGCCGCCGTCGAGGGCACGCCGAGCATCCGCACGCAGAGGTGGTCGACGAGCTGCGCGAAGGTCAGGCTCGCCTGGGGCAGCCACTGCGCGGGGGACTGGTAGGCGATGTCCTTGACCGGCCACCAGCGGCCGGCGGCGCTCCAGTGGAAGGAGAACGACGCCAGCGCGCGCGACGTCGAGCTCCAGGCGCTGTTGACCAGCGGGGGGCCGTCGGGACGGCCCCACTCGAAGGGGCGCTGTCCCAGGTTGGAGGCGATCCACAGGATCTGCGTCGCCGCGGCGTCCGTGCTGGTCGGCGTGGCGAACGTCGCGCCCAGGGAGCGGTACGTCGCGACGACGTCCGCGCCGGGGTCGCGCATCTTCGTGCCGCGGGCGGCCCGGAACTCGGGACGCACGACGAGCGCCCGCAGCACGGCGGGGATGCTCGTGCCGCTCGCCAGGTAGACCTGCGCGAGGTGCTCGACGAGGGCGGTCGAGGGCTCGTCCTGCACGAAGCGGGTCGCGAGCTTGCGGCAGATGCGGCGCGCGGTGGCCGGGTGGCGCGCCAGGTAGTCGAGGTACCCCGCGGTGACCGCCCGGCCGTCGGGGTCGCTGTTGGCGTGGGAGAACCCCATGACGCGCACGGGGCCCGTGGAGTGGTCCGCGGGCCGGTACGACGCGTCCCACGTGCGCCACACGTCGACGCGGTAACCGGTGAGGATGCGGGCCGACTCCTTGACGTCCGCCTCCGTGTACTCGCCGCGTCCCACGGTGTGGAGCTCGAGGAGCTCGCGGCCGAGGTTCTCGTTCGGCTTGCTCTTGGTGGAGACGGCGTTGTCGAGGAACAGCCCCATGGCCGGGTGCGTGATCGTGGCCTTGAGCAGGTCCGCGAACGTCCCGAGGGCGTGCTGGCGGACCACCTGGCCGTAGGGCACGCGGTAGACGAAGTGGGAGTCGCCGTTGACGGGCACGTGGAAGTGGCCCTCCCAGAACTCGGTCATGAGCTCGAGCACCTGGCGCTTGCTGGTGATGCGGCGCAGCATCAGCCAGCTGCCGTAGTAGGCCATCACCTCCCAGCCGCCCTCCACGTCGTCGACCTGGCGCTTCCACAGGTCGGCGGCGCCGCGGGCCAGCGACGGCCACCATCCCCACGTGGCGTCGGCCGCCGTGTCCGGGATGGCGGACGGCTGCAGCTGCTGGCGGAACCAGGCGGCCGTGCCCCCGGCCGTGAGCACGTCGCGGGCCAGCGCGGGGGTGTAGCCGTAGGACCAGCGGCTCACGAAATGGCGCTGCTCGGCGTCGAGGGGCGCGCCCGCGCCGTACCGGGTCGGGGTGAAGGACGCGAGGACGGTGGGGGCGGGGGACACGATGCCTCCAGGCGGCCTGCGAGCGGGACCCGAGTGGTTCGCTCCGTGCGGACGTCATCGGCCGACGGGCGGCCGCCTTGAGGGGAAAACCGAGGGAAGTCCTGTCGGGCTCGCCGGCGGGCGGCGGCGCAGGGGCAAGGTTCGACGGGGGCCTCCGGTACCTTGTTGCCCTGACCAACCATCGCCCCTCGCCCGGGCGGCCCGGCACCCGGTCCCTCTCCCTGCCCCACCGCGATCTCGAAGGACGGTTCGACCCCACCGATGGACGCAGCGCAAAGTCCGACGCCCCCTGACCTCGACCACGTCGGGGGGCGACAGCGGTGACCGAGTGGATCCTGCTGGCCGTGTCGTTGCTGCTCGTGGTGGCCTGCGGGCTCTTCGTGGCGGCCGAGTTCTCCTTCGTCACGGTCGACCGCGGCCAGGTCGAGCGCGCCGTCGCCGACGAGGAGGTCGGCGCCGCGGGGGTGCAGCGCGCGCTGCGACAGCTCTCCACGCAGCTGTCCGGGGCCCAGGTGGGCATCACGGTCACGAACCTGGCCGTCGGCTTCCTCGCCGAGCCGGCGATCGCCGCGCTCCTGCGAGGGCCGCTCGGAGCCGCGGGGGTGCCCGACGGCGCGGTCACCCCGGTCTCGGTGACGCTGGGCCTGGTGATCGGCACCGCCCTCACCATGGTGTTCGGCGAGCTCGTGCCCAAGAACCTGGCGATCGCGCTGCCGCTGCGCACCGCCAAGGCCACCCAGGGGTTCATGCGTGCGTTCACCGCCGTCATGGCCGGCCCCATCCGCGTGCTCAACGGCTCCGCCAACTCGGCGGTGCGGCGCCTCGGTCTCGAGCCGCAGGAGGAGCTCCGCTCGGCGCGCTCCTCCCGCGAGCTGGCCTCGCTCATCGCCCGCTCGGCGGACCAGGGCACCCTCGACCCCGACACCGCCGAGCTGATGGGTCGCTCGGTCGAGTTCGGCGAGCGCACCGCGGGCGAGATCATGACCCCGCGGGTGCGCACCGACAGCCTGGAGCAGACCGAGCGGGCCAGCGCCGTCATCGCGCTGGCGCGCTCGACGGGCCACTCGCGCTTCCCCGTCCTCGACGCCGAGGAGAACGTGGTCGGCGCCGTGCACGTCAAGCACGCGGTGGGCGTGCCGGTGCACGAGCGGTCCACGACCCGGATCCGCAGCATCATGGCGCCCGCACGCTTCGTGCCGGAGACCCTGCCGCTCGACCCCCTGCTGGCCCTGCTGCGGCGCGACGGGTTCCAGATGGCGGTCGTCGTCGACGAGTACGGCGGGCAGGCCGGCATCGTCACGCTCGAGGACGTCGTCGAGGAGATCGTGGGCGACATCGCCGACGAGCACGACCGGCTCGGCGCCCGCGCCCGGCAGCGGCGCGACGGCACCTGGTCGCTGTCCGGCCTGCTGCGCCCCGACGAGGTGGAGGACGTCACCGGCATCGAGCTCCCCGAGCACGAGGACTACGACACGGTCGCCGGCCTCGTCGTGCGCGAGGTCGGCCGCATCCCCGTGACCGGCGACGTCGCGGAGGTCCCGGTCCCGGGCCCCACGGGCGAGGACGACGAGCCGCCGCGGGAGCGGCTGGCCGTGCTGACGGTCGAGCACATGGACGGTCTGCGCGTCGACCGGGTCAGCCTGCGGCTGCTCGACGACGAGCCCGCGACCGAGCAGGAGCGCGAGGTCCGCGGCGTCGCGGACACGCGCACCTTCCGGAAGGAGCAGCGGTGAACGACTACGTCGCGGTCGGGGTGGCCGTGCTGCTGCTGGCCCTCAACTTCTTCTTCGTGGGCGCGGAGTTCGCGCTGGTCGCGGCCCGCCGCAGCCAGATCGAGCCCATCGCGCAGGGCGGCTCGCGCTGGGCGAAGGTGACGCTCCGCGCCATGGAGCAGGTCTCGGTGATGATGGCGGGCGCACAGCTCGGCATCACCATCTGCTCCGTGGGCCTCGGCGCGGTGGGCGAGCCCGCCGTGGCCCACCTGCTCGAGCCCGTCTTCGCAGCGGTCGGGGTGCCGGAGGGCCTCGTCTACCCGATCTCCTTCGCCATCGCGCTCACGGTCGTGGTCTACCTGCACGTGGTGCTCGGCGAGATGATCCCGAAGAACATCGCCCTGGCGTCGCCCGAGCGCGCGGCCGTCGTGCTCGGACCGCCCCTCATGGTCGTGGTCTTCGTGCTCAAGCCGGTCATCATCGCGCTGAACGCGGTCGCCAACACCACGCTGCGCCTGCTCCGCGTCGAGCCGAAGGACGAGGTGTCCTCCACGTTCACGCGCGAGGAGGTCGCGGCGCTCGTGGAGGAGTCACGCGGCGAGGGCCTCATCGAGGCGGGGGAGTACGACCGTCTCGCCGGCGCCCTCGGCTTCACCGAGAAGCGCGTCGACGCGGTCATCATGCCGCTGGGCTCCCTCGCCACGGTGCCGCGCGGGGCCACGGTGGCCGACGTCGAGGACCTGTGCGCCTCCACCGGCTTCAGCCGCTTCCCCGTGCGCGACGGCGACGACCTCGTGGGCTACCTCCACATCAAGGACGTGCTGGAGACGGACGAGGAGCGGCGCGGCCGCGTCGTCGACGACAAGTGGATCCGCCCGCTCGCCGGGGTGCGGGCCACCGACCTGCTCCACGACGCACTCGAGGTGCTGCAGCGCAAGGGTGCCCACATGTCGCGCGTCGTCGACGACGAGGGCCGGGTGCTCGGCCTGGCCACCCTCGAGGACGTGCTGGAGGAGCTGGTGGGCGAGATCCGCGACGCCGCCCACGCCGACGAGCCGGCCGTCGGCTGAGCCGGGCGGGTGGCTAAGGTGCCGTCCGTGGCAGACGAGGTGACCCGCGACGCGAGGGTGTGGACGATCCCCAACGTCCTGTCGGGTCTCCGCCTGCTCGGCGTGCCGCTCTTCCTGTGGCTGGTCCTCGGGCCGGAGGAGGACGAGCTCGCCCTCCTCGTGCTCGTCGTCTCGGGCGTCACCGACTTCCTCGACGGCTACCTGGCCCGTCGCCTCGACCAGCGGTCGTCGATCGGCGAGATCCTCGACCCCGTCGCCGACCGGCTCTACATCCTGGCGGTGATCATCGGCCTCGGCCTCCGCGAGGTCATCCCCTGGTGGGTGGTCGTGATCCTGCCGTTGCGCGACGCCCTGCTGTGGGGCCTCGTGCCCTTCCTCCGCACCCGCGGCTACAGCGCCCTGCCGGTGCACTTCCTCGGCAAGGCCGCCACGTTCAACCTGCTCTACGCCTTCCCCCTGCTCCTGCTCGGCGAGGGCGAGGGGGTCGTGGCGACGCTCGCCCTGGTCTTCGGGTGGGCCTTCACGGTGTGGGGCATCGGCCTGTACTGGTGGGCCGGTCTGCTCTACGCCTGGCAGGTACGCCGCCTGCTCGCCACCACCGAGCCGCTGCCGCGCGCGAGGCGCGGCGACCGCGACGCGGTGGCCCGGAGCACTTCCGAGGGCTCCGGCCCCCCGGTGGACGGCCCCCGGTGAGCGACCGGTCGCCGATCACCCTGCCGCTCCTGGAGCGGGTGGTCCAGCAGTCGCTCGAGGGCGACTACGCGCACGTCGCGGCGCAGCGCGCGCGGTCCGGCGGCCCCGCGGGACCCCTGGAGCCGCGGGAGCGCCGTGTCGGCCGCACCGCGGCCGTGGTCGTCGGGGTGTTCGGGCTGCTCGTCGCCACGGCCGCCGTGCAGACCGAGCGACAGGCCGCGACGGACGAGACCTCGCGCACCGAGCTGGTCGGGCGGGCCAACGAGGGCCGCGCCCGGCTCGCCGACCTGCAGGACCGGATCGCCGACCTCACGCAGGAGACCACCGACCTGCAGGCCGCCTACGACCGGTCCCTCGAGCAGGAGAACGCGGTGGCGTCCGAGGTCGACGCGCTCCGGCTCGCCACGGGGTACAGCGCCGTGACCGGCCCGGGCGTCCGCTTCGTCGTCGA containing:
- a CDS encoding DUF1501 domain-containing protein codes for the protein MTSTSSPSSTPGDCCAEFARLSPRGPSPTRRGLLRGGLGVGALATFSATFGDAVVSAAPALGSSTAAPNGNALVVLSLRGAADGLSLVVPHADPVYYQARPGIAVAASTLLAKDGMFGLHPEFAPLLPLWSAGKVAAVHATGLPAPNRSHFSAMEEVEDAAPGSTVREGWLNRLLGRDEVVGADGPLHGVAVGDGVVPTSLYGAEPVLAMRDPGSVQLAGADQWDTFGGRRRSIQTLWGGSSAPLGPSVRDALAAIDDFAPVRTGASAPANGAVYTTSSLGKALSYATRIVRGQIGTSVITVDQGEWDMHSDLGTLSWGAMRGNVKDLATNLAAFFTDLGSLGDKVTLVALSEFGRRVRENANYGLDHGYGNVMFLAGAGVKGGRYYGTWPGLTNTADADLLVTTDYRSVLAEVVSKRFGASTAEVFPGFSPTRIGVL
- a CDS encoding DUF1800 domain-containing protein: MSPAPTVLASFTPTRYGAGAPLDAEQRHFVSRWSYGYTPALARDVLTAGGTAAWFRQQLQPSAIPDTAADATWGWWPSLARGAADLWKRQVDDVEGGWEVMAYYGSWLMLRRITSKRQVLELMTEFWEGHFHVPVNGDSHFVYRVPYGQVVRQHALGTFADLLKATITHPAMGLFLDNAVSTKSKPNENLGRELLELHTVGRGEYTEADVKESARILTGYRVDVWRTWDASYRPADHSTGPVRVMGFSHANSDPDGRAVTAGYLDYLARHPATARRICRKLATRFVQDEPSTALVEHLAQVYLASGTSIPAVLRALVVRPEFRAARGTKMRDPGADVVATYRSLGATFATPTSTDAAATQILWIASNLGQRPFEWGRPDGPPLVNSAWSSTSRALASFSFHWSAAGRWWPVKDIAYQSPAQWLPQASLTFAQLVDHLCVRMLGVPSTAALLQACCEVTNYTPTTRITADHALVKWEFHRLLSTLLDSPQHLAR
- a CDS encoding hemolysin family protein; translated protein: MTEWILLAVSLLLVVACGLFVAAEFSFVTVDRGQVERAVADEEVGAAGVQRALRQLSTQLSGAQVGITVTNLAVGFLAEPAIAALLRGPLGAAGVPDGAVTPVSVTLGLVIGTALTMVFGELVPKNLAIALPLRTAKATQGFMRAFTAVMAGPIRVLNGSANSAVRRLGLEPQEELRSARSSRELASLIARSADQGTLDPDTAELMGRSVEFGERTAGEIMTPRVRTDSLEQTERASAVIALARSTGHSRFPVLDAEENVVGAVHVKHAVGVPVHERSTTRIRSIMAPARFVPETLPLDPLLALLRRDGFQMAVVVDEYGGQAGIVTLEDVVEEIVGDIADEHDRLGARARQRRDGTWSLSGLLRPDEVEDVTGIELPEHEDYDTVAGLVVREVGRIPVTGDVAEVPVPGPTGEDDEPPRERLAVLTVEHMDGLRVDRVSLRLLDDEPATEQEREVRGVADTRTFRKEQR
- a CDS encoding hemolysin family protein codes for the protein MNDYVAVGVAVLLLALNFFFVGAEFALVAARRSQIEPIAQGGSRWAKVTLRAMEQVSVMMAGAQLGITICSVGLGAVGEPAVAHLLEPVFAAVGVPEGLVYPISFAIALTVVVYLHVVLGEMIPKNIALASPERAAVVLGPPLMVVVFVLKPVIIALNAVANTTLRLLRVEPKDEVSSTFTREEVAALVEESRGEGLIEAGEYDRLAGALGFTEKRVDAVIMPLGSLATVPRGATVADVEDLCASTGFSRFPVRDGDDLVGYLHIKDVLETDEERRGRVVDDKWIRPLAGVRATDLLHDALEVLQRKGAHMSRVVDDEGRVLGLATLEDVLEELVGEIRDAAHADEPAVG
- a CDS encoding CDP-alcohol phosphatidyltransferase family protein, which translates into the protein MADEVTRDARVWTIPNVLSGLRLLGVPLFLWLVLGPEEDELALLVLVVSGVTDFLDGYLARRLDQRSSIGEILDPVADRLYILAVIIGLGLREVIPWWVVVILPLRDALLWGLVPFLRTRGYSALPVHFLGKAATFNLLYAFPLLLLGEGEGVVATLALVFGWAFTVWGIGLYWWAGLLYAWQVRRLLATTEPLPRARRGDRDAVARSTSEGSGPPVDGPR
- a CDS encoding DUF881 domain-containing protein, which encodes MSDRSPITLPLLERVVQQSLEGDYAHVAAQRARSGGPAGPLEPRERRVGRTAAVVVGVFGLLVATAAVQTERQAATDETSRTELVGRANEGRARLADLQDRIADLTQETTDLQAAYDRSLEQENAVASEVDALRLATGYSAVTGPGVRFVVDDGEDGGDDGDSVVVARDLRQLVTGLWEVGAEAIAINGLRLTALSSITTSGTAITVNQRSLAPPYVVSAIGDTRSLQADFADTVYGQTFFAVVSSFDLQLQIDNVEALELPAGSTPVLRNALPVGADAPTLSDPTTPSGSSSSSTEDTP